A genomic stretch from Prionailurus bengalensis isolate Pbe53 chromosome E2, Fcat_Pben_1.1_paternal_pri, whole genome shotgun sequence includes:
- the GEMIN7 gene encoding gem-associated protein 7 isoform X1 — protein MWTGGSFLSLQQIFTELCLRREQTAGWRWRLGRGKETVAGPGRRQGEGRASGGEKLLDSGYLSEDEETEQGGCLQSRGDLSRSPCSESGRAKNHPSPRIHTFLSAEGGKLMACLPVLCGLPAKTRIMQTPPAIPVPVLRLPRGPDGLSRGFAPDGRRAPPKPEVPGSPGSPVGRESRESREQQARAALRERYLRSLLAMVGHQVNFTLHEGVHVTARFGAADLDVANFYVLQLQTPIGVQAEALLRCSDIISYTFKP, from the exons ATGTGGACGGGTGgatccttcctttcccttcaacaaatatttactgagctgtGTCTGCGTAGGGAACAGACTGCAGGGTGGCggtggaggctgggaagggggaaggagacgGTGGCTggaccagggaggaggcagggggaggggagagcgagCGGAGGTGAAAAGTTGCTGGATTCTGGATACCTTTCCGAAG atgaggaaaccgaacAGGGAGGCTGTTTGCAGAGCCGCGGTGACCTGTCCAGATCCCCTTGTAGCGAATCTGGGAGGGCTAAGAACCACCCGTCTCCCCGAATCCACACCTTCTTATCTGCTGAGGGGGGTAAGCTAATGGCCTGCCTCCCGGTCTTGTGTGGCCTGCCAGCCAAGA CCAGGATAATGCAGACTCCACCAGCCATTCCTGTGCCTGTGCTCCGGCTCCCCCGGGGCCCTGATGGCTTGAGCCGAGGCTTTGCCCCAGACGGACGCAGGGCCCCCCCGAAGCCAGAGGTTCCTGGAAGCCCGGGGTCTCCAGTAGGTCGAGAGTCTCGGGAATCCCGGGAACAGCAGGCCCGAGCCGCACTTCGGGAACGCTACCTCCGCAGCCTGCTGGCCATGGTGGGTCACCAGGTGAACTTCACACTGCACGAGGGTGTGCACGTGACCGCCCGCTTCGGAGCCGCCGACCTGGACGTGGCCAACTTCTACGTGCTGCAGCTGCAGACGCCGATAGGCGTGCAGGCCGAGGCGCTGCTGCGGTGTAGTGACATTATTTCCTACACCTTCAAGCCGTGA
- the ZNF296 gene encoding zinc finger protein 296, which yields MSRRKAGCLPRRVDPAPAANTDDEMEMPDLVIEMKPEPDVRPLQAPGLGPFSPKEVPTPERFEGEPRRSSGPVPVGSPLHALGARNQWALWTPLILNPRDRQPWTDKHPDLLTCGRCLQTFPLEAITAFMDHKKLDCQLFRGPSPGQGSERQDPKALGCFRCGRQFSGAWKLLRHAQWDHGLSIYQTEPEAPEAPLLGLAEVAAAVSAVVEPEAEAKGPRVSIPPRRSPTCPVCAKTLSSFSNLKVHMRSHTGERPYACDQCPYTCTQSSKLNRHKKTHRQPRPQSPFKAKASPEQASATAPPEPAAHAAAPASTLLRSSGESAGAAATAGVQEPGAPGGGAQVGPGGASWEATTKEQRTEPAKGPTSPKKLPKPAVKSRGPGGSCEFCGKHFTNSSNLTVHRRSHTGERPYTCELCPYACAQSSKLNRHRRMHGLGPGSTRFECPHCCVPFGLRATLDKHLRQKHPEVAGDA from the exons ATGTCCCGCCGCAAGGCCGGCTGCTTGCCCCGCCGAGTAGACCCCGCGCCCGCCGCCAACACAGACGACGAGATGGAGATGCCGGACCTCGTCATCGAAATGAAGCCGGAGCCAGACGTGCGGCCCCTACAGGCCCCGGGGCTGGGGCCCTTCTCCCCGAAGGAAGTGCCCACGCCGGAGCGGTTCGAGGGCGAACCCCGCCGTTCCTCCGGCCCCGTGCCCGTCGGGAGCCCTCTCCACGCCCTCGGCGCGCGGAACCAGTGGGCACTGTGGACGCCGCTGATCCTCAACCCTCGCG ACCGCCAGCCCTGGACCGACAAACACCCAGATCTGTTGACCTGCGGCCGCTGCCTGCAGACCTTTCCTTTGGAAGCCATCACTGCTTTCATGGACCACAAGAAGCTGGACTGTCAGCTTTTCAGAGGCCCCAGCCCCGGCCAGGGCTCAG AACGCCAGGACCCCAAGGCCCTGGGCTGCTTCCGCTGCGGGAGACAGTTCTCAGGGGCCTGGAAACTGCTGCGCCATGCCCAGTGGGACCACGGACTGTCCATCTACCAGACGGAGCCCGAGGCCCCAGAGGCCCCGCTGCTGGGCCTGGCAGAGGTGGCCGCCGCCGTGTCGGCGGTGGTGGAGCCGGAAGCTGAGGCCAAGGGCCCCCGGGTGAGCATCCCCCCGCGGCGGAGCCCCACCTGCCCCGTGTGCGCGAAGACCCTCAGCTCCTTCAGCAATCTCAAAGTGCACATGCGCTCGCACACAGGCGAGCGGCCCTATGCCTGTGACCAGTGTCCCTACACCTGTACCCAGAGTAGCAAGCTCAACCGCCACAAGAAGACCCACCGGCAGCCACGGCCTCAGAGCCCCTTCAAGGCCAAAGCCAGTCCAGAACAGGCCTCTGCCACTGCCCCTCCTGAGCCAGCGGCCCACGCCGCGGCCCCGGCCAGCACCCTCCTGCGCAGCAGTGGCGAGAGCGCCGGAGCGGCCGCCACGGCGGGGGTCCAGGAACCCGGGGCTCCTGGTGGTGGGGCGCAGGTGGGCCCCGGCGGGGCCAGTTGGGAAGCTACCACCAAGGAACAGAGAACTGAACCTGCGAAGGGCCCGACGTCCCCCAAGAAGCTGCCAAAGCCGGCGGTCAAGAGCCGCGGGCCCGGGGGCAGCTGTGAGTTCTGTGGAAAGCACTTCACCAACAGCAGCAACCTGACGGTGCACCGGCGCTCACACACGGGCGAGCGGCCCTACACCTGCGAGCTCTGTCCCTACGCCTGTGCCCAGAGCAGCAAGCTCAACCGCCACCGCCGCATGCACGGCCTGGGGCCGGGCAGCACCCGCTTCGAATGTCCCCACTGCTGTGTGCCCTTCGGCCTGCGTGCCACCCTGGACAAACACCTGCGGCAGAAGCACCCCGAGGTGGCCGGGGACGCCTGA
- the GEMIN7 gene encoding gem-associated protein 7 isoform X3 — MIWHLPVPVSSSGERGLRDEETEQGGCLQSRGDLSRSPCSESGRAKNHPSPRIHTFLSAEGGKLMACLPVLCGLPAKTRIMQTPPAIPVPVLRLPRGPDGLSRGFAPDGRRAPPKPEVPGSPGSPVGRESRESREQQARAALRERYLRSLLAMVGHQVNFTLHEGVHVTARFGAADLDVANFYVLQLQTPIGVQAEALLRCSDIISYTFKP; from the exons ATGATTTGGCATCTCCCAGTGCCAGTTTCCTCTTCAGGAGAACGGGGATTACGTG atgaggaaaccgaacAGGGAGGCTGTTTGCAGAGCCGCGGTGACCTGTCCAGATCCCCTTGTAGCGAATCTGGGAGGGCTAAGAACCACCCGTCTCCCCGAATCCACACCTTCTTATCTGCTGAGGGGGGTAAGCTAATGGCCTGCCTCCCGGTCTTGTGTGGCCTGCCAGCCAAGA CCAGGATAATGCAGACTCCACCAGCCATTCCTGTGCCTGTGCTCCGGCTCCCCCGGGGCCCTGATGGCTTGAGCCGAGGCTTTGCCCCAGACGGACGCAGGGCCCCCCCGAAGCCAGAGGTTCCTGGAAGCCCGGGGTCTCCAGTAGGTCGAGAGTCTCGGGAATCCCGGGAACAGCAGGCCCGAGCCGCACTTCGGGAACGCTACCTCCGCAGCCTGCTGGCCATGGTGGGTCACCAGGTGAACTTCACACTGCACGAGGGTGTGCACGTGACCGCCCGCTTCGGAGCCGCCGACCTGGACGTGGCCAACTTCTACGTGCTGCAGCTGCAGACGCCGATAGGCGTGCAGGCCGAGGCGCTGCTGCGGTGTAGTGACATTATTTCCTACACCTTCAAGCCGTGA
- the GEMIN7 gene encoding gem-associated protein 7 isoform X4: MACLPVLCGLPAKTRIMQTPPAIPVPVLRLPRGPDGLSRGFAPDGRRAPPKPEVPGSPGSPVGRESRESREQQARAALRERYLRSLLAMVGHQVNFTLHEGVHVTARFGAADLDVANFYVLQLQTPIGVQAEALLRCSDIISYTFKP, translated from the exons ATGGCCTGCCTCCCGGTCTTGTGTGGCCTGCCAGCCAAGA CCAGGATAATGCAGACTCCACCAGCCATTCCTGTGCCTGTGCTCCGGCTCCCCCGGGGCCCTGATGGCTTGAGCCGAGGCTTTGCCCCAGACGGACGCAGGGCCCCCCCGAAGCCAGAGGTTCCTGGAAGCCCGGGGTCTCCAGTAGGTCGAGAGTCTCGGGAATCCCGGGAACAGCAGGCCCGAGCCGCACTTCGGGAACGCTACCTCCGCAGCCTGCTGGCCATGGTGGGTCACCAGGTGAACTTCACACTGCACGAGGGTGTGCACGTGACCGCCCGCTTCGGAGCCGCCGACCTGGACGTGGCCAACTTCTACGTGCTGCAGCTGCAGACGCCGATAGGCGTGCAGGCCGAGGCGCTGCTGCGGTGTAGTGACATTATTTCCTACACCTTCAAGCCGTGA
- the GEMIN7 gene encoding gem-associated protein 7 isoform X2 translates to MWTGGSFLSLQQIFTELCLRREQTAGWRWRLGRGKETVAGPGRRQGEGRASGGEKLLDSGYLSEDEETEQGGCLQSRGDLSRSPCSESGRAKNHPSPRIHTFLSAEGARIMQTPPAIPVPVLRLPRGPDGLSRGFAPDGRRAPPKPEVPGSPGSPVGRESRESREQQARAALRERYLRSLLAMVGHQVNFTLHEGVHVTARFGAADLDVANFYVLQLQTPIGVQAEALLRCSDIISYTFKP, encoded by the exons ATGTGGACGGGTGgatccttcctttcccttcaacaaatatttactgagctgtGTCTGCGTAGGGAACAGACTGCAGGGTGGCggtggaggctgggaagggggaaggagacgGTGGCTggaccagggaggaggcagggggaggggagagcgagCGGAGGTGAAAAGTTGCTGGATTCTGGATACCTTTCCGAAG atgaggaaaccgaacAGGGAGGCTGTTTGCAGAGCCGCGGTGACCTGTCCAGATCCCCTTGTAGCGAATCTGGGAGGGCTAAGAACCACCCGTCTCCCCGAATCCACACCTTCTTATCTGCTGAGGGGG CCAGGATAATGCAGACTCCACCAGCCATTCCTGTGCCTGTGCTCCGGCTCCCCCGGGGCCCTGATGGCTTGAGCCGAGGCTTTGCCCCAGACGGACGCAGGGCCCCCCCGAAGCCAGAGGTTCCTGGAAGCCCGGGGTCTCCAGTAGGTCGAGAGTCTCGGGAATCCCGGGAACAGCAGGCCCGAGCCGCACTTCGGGAACGCTACCTCCGCAGCCTGCTGGCCATGGTGGGTCACCAGGTGAACTTCACACTGCACGAGGGTGTGCACGTGACCGCCCGCTTCGGAGCCGCCGACCTGGACGTGGCCAACTTCTACGTGCTGCAGCTGCAGACGCCGATAGGCGTGCAGGCCGAGGCGCTGCTGCGGTGTAGTGACATTATTTCCTACACCTTCAAGCCGTGA
- the GEMIN7 gene encoding gem-associated protein 7 isoform X5: MQTPPAIPVPVLRLPRGPDGLSRGFAPDGRRAPPKPEVPGSPGSPVGRESRESREQQARAALRERYLRSLLAMVGHQVNFTLHEGVHVTARFGAADLDVANFYVLQLQTPIGVQAEALLRCSDIISYTFKP; the protein is encoded by the coding sequence ATGCAGACTCCACCAGCCATTCCTGTGCCTGTGCTCCGGCTCCCCCGGGGCCCTGATGGCTTGAGCCGAGGCTTTGCCCCAGACGGACGCAGGGCCCCCCCGAAGCCAGAGGTTCCTGGAAGCCCGGGGTCTCCAGTAGGTCGAGAGTCTCGGGAATCCCGGGAACAGCAGGCCCGAGCCGCACTTCGGGAACGCTACCTCCGCAGCCTGCTGGCCATGGTGGGTCACCAGGTGAACTTCACACTGCACGAGGGTGTGCACGTGACCGCCCGCTTCGGAGCCGCCGACCTGGACGTGGCCAACTTCTACGTGCTGCAGCTGCAGACGCCGATAGGCGTGCAGGCCGAGGCGCTGCTGCGGTGTAGTGACATTATTTCCTACACCTTCAAGCCGTGA
- the LOC122493898 gene encoding CLK4-associating serine/arginine rich protein isoform X4 yields MADGDFVRMLRKDKEEAEAIKHAKALEEEKAMYSGRRSRRQRREFREKRLRGRKISPPSYARRDSPTYDPYKRSPSESSSESRSRSRSPTPGREEKITFITSFGGSDEEAAAAAAAAAASGATTGKPPAPPQPGGPAPGRNASARRRSSSSSSSSSSASRTSSSRSSSRSSSRSRRGGGYYRSGRHARSRSRSWSRSRSRSRRYSRSRSRGRRHSGGGSRDGHRYSRSPARRGGYGPRRRSRSRSRSGDRYRRGGRGPRHHSSSRSRSSWSLSPSRSRSLTRSRSPSQSRSRSQSRSRSRSQSHSPSPPREKLTRPAASPAVGEKLKKTEPAAGKETGAAKPKLTPQEKLKLRMQKALNRQFKADKKAAQEKMIQQEHERQEREDELRAMARKIRMKTAAVPALGFTLPLDWDVGSTCPGQATQPALKFSILSACSCLPLGRLPFSAGSGNAERRREKNGNVSTAGRAAHPPPVTVENTALPEGKQASPAPWNMTSLPRFSIPSLYPSACGGWPGPVSAPPSAARSRSRVRVHAVWLLHPALTGSLLSLSRRSRSRSRSPHYRH; encoded by the exons GATGCTCCGGAAAGACAAGGAGGAGGCGGAGGCGATCAAACATGCCAAGGCTCTTGAGGAAGAGAAGGCCATGTATTCG GGCCGTCGCTCCCGGCGCCAGCGGAGGGAGTTCCGGGAAAAGCGACTAAGGGGCCGCAAGATCAGCCCACCCAG CTACGCCCGCCGAGACAGCCCCACCTACGACCCCTATAAGCG GTCACCCTCAGAGTCCAGCTCCGAgtcccgctcccgctcccgctccccgACCCCAGGCCGTGAGGAGAAGATCACGTTCATCACCAGTTTTGGGGGCAGCGATGAGGAGGCAGCCGCAGCAGCGGCTGCAGCAGCCGCATCAGGGGCCACCACAGGGaagccccccgcgcccccccagCCCGGCGGCCCCGCACCGGGACGTAATGCCAGCGCCCG CcgccgctcctcctcctcctcctcctcctcttcttctgccTCGAGGACCTCCAGCTCCCGCTCCAGTTCCCGCTCCAGCTCCCGCTCCCGCCGTGGCGGGGGCTACTACCGTTCTGGCCGCCACGCACGCTCCCGCTCCCGGTCCTGGTCCCGCTCCCGGTCCCGCTCCCGGCGCTATTCTCGGTCCCGTAGCCGTGGCCGGCGGCACTCAGGTGGGGGCTCCCGAGACGGACACCGGTACTCCCGTTCGCCCGCCCGGCGTGGTGGTTACGGGCCCCGGCGCAGAAGCAG GAGCCGCTCCCGCTCCGGGGACCGGTACAGGCGGGGCGGCCGGGGCCCCCGGCACCACAGCAGTAGCCGCAGCCGCAGCAGCTGGTCCCTCAGCCCGTCCCGCAGTCGCAGCCTGACTCGGAGCCGCAGCCCCAGCCAGAGCCGCAGCCGCAGCCagagccgcagccgcagccgcagccagAGCCACTCGCCATCGCCCCCAAGGGAGAAGCTGACCAGGCCGGCGGCGTCCCCTGCTGTGGGCGAGAAGCTGAAAAA GACCGAACCTGCCGCTGGTAAAGAGACAGGAGCTGCCAAA cccaagCTGACGCCACAGGAGAAGCTGAAGCTGAGGATGCAGAAAGCACTGAACAGGCAGT TCAAGGCGGATAAGAAGGCAGCGCAGGAGAAGATGATACAGCAGGAGCATGAGCGCCAG GAGCGGGAAGACGAGCTTCGAGCCATGGCCCGCAAGATCCGCATGAA GACGGCAGCAGTACCTGCCCTTGGGTTTACCCTGCCCTTGGACTGGGATGTTGGAAGCACCTGCCCCGGGCAGGCAACCCAGCCCGCCCTCAAGTTCAGCATTCTCTCCGCGTGCTCATGCCTTCCCCTGGGTCGCCTCCCTTTCTCTGCAGGGAGCGGGAacgcagagagaaggagagagaagaatgggAACGTCAGTACAGCCGGCAGAGCCGCTCACCCTCCCCCCGTTACA gtCGAGAATACAGCTCTTCCCGAAGGTAAGCAAGCCAGCCCCGCTCCCTGGAACATGACGTCCCTGCCTCGATTCTCCAttccctctctgtacccctctgCGTGTGGAGGCTGGCCTGGTCCCGTTAGCGCCCCTCCCTCCGCAGCTCGCTCCCGGTCACGGGTGCGTGTGCATGCAGTGTGGCTGCTTCACCCAGCCCTCACGGggtccctcctttctctctccaggcGCTCAAGGTCGCGATCTCGAAGTCCCCATTACCGACATTAG